A stretch of Acidimicrobiales bacterium DNA encodes these proteins:
- a CDS encoding alpha-ketoglutarate-dependent dioxygenase AlkB, with amino-acid sequence MAVLGTYQTTLFAQGDPAVVADTAVQRITLDECSWVDLSRNWLTGADALLDRLAHEIPWRGGRRPMYGRLVEEPRLHGRIDTEIPEHRDLLETMQDWLESRYGGEISPNFVNYYRDGSDSVAWHADRIGTHQIDPIVAIVSLGGPRRFGLRPMGGGESVRLTLGSGDLLVMGGACQHSWEHCVPKMADAAPRMSITMRHVADGPGTGSGDDWWYRESSGRDHDPHAGQIDDAALR; translated from the coding sequence ATGGCGGTGCTCGGCACGTACCAGACCACCCTGTTCGCCCAAGGCGATCCGGCCGTGGTCGCCGACACCGCCGTCCAACGCATCACCCTCGACGAGTGCAGTTGGGTCGACCTCAGCCGCAACTGGCTGACGGGCGCCGACGCCCTCCTCGATCGCCTCGCCCACGAGATCCCGTGGCGAGGCGGCCGCCGGCCCATGTACGGGCGCCTCGTCGAGGAACCCCGGCTCCACGGGCGCATCGACACCGAGATCCCCGAACACCGGGATCTGCTCGAGACGATGCAGGACTGGCTCGAGTCCCGCTACGGCGGGGAGATCAGCCCCAACTTCGTGAACTACTACCGCGACGGTTCCGACTCCGTCGCCTGGCACGCGGACCGGATCGGCACCCACCAGATCGACCCGATCGTCGCCATCGTCTCGCTCGGCGGACCGCGCCGGTTCGGGTTGCGGCCCATGGGCGGCGGCGAGTCCGTCCGTCTCACCCTCGGCTCCGGCGACCTCCTCGTGATGGGCGGCGCCTGCCAGCACAGTTGGGAGCACTGTGTGCCGAAGATGGCGGACGCGGCGCCCCGGATGAGCATCACGATGCGCCATGTCGCCGACGGGCCCGGCACCGGCTCCGGGGACGACTGGTGGTACCGGGAGAGCTCAGGCCGTGACCACGACCCGCACGCGGGCCAGATTGACGATGCGGCGCTGCGGTGA